One Owenweeksia hongkongensis DSM 17368 genomic region harbors:
- the mnmA gene encoding tRNA 2-thiouridine(34) synthase MnmA, translated as MARVVVGLSGGVDSSVAAHILQEQGHEVIALFMRNWHDDSVILDDDCPWVEDSNDALLVADKLNIPFQVIDLSEEYKERIVDYMFAEYESGRTPNPDVLCNREIKFDTFLKAAMELGADYVATGHYCRKDTIEVDGKPVHRLLAGVDNTKDQSYFLCQLNQEQLSKALFPIGHLQKSEVRKIAMELNLVTAEKKDSQGLCFIGKVSLPTFLQQQLKPKKGKIIEVTDADGMWGQDASKIENDLDKLVAPYVFSPERGKVVGEHQGAHYFTVGQRKGLAVGGTPEPLFVLATDTTENLIYTGQGEHHRALSKKGLFIAEDDIHWVRPDLELKEGESSPFLLRIRYRQQLVGGTLYRENKGLYIIFDEPMKAITPGQFAAWYLKDELVGSGVINY; from the coding sequence ATGGCACGCGTAGTAGTAGGATTAAGTGGAGGGGTAGATAGCAGTGTGGCAGCACATATTTTGCAGGAGCAAGGGCATGAGGTTATAGCACTATTTATGCGCAATTGGCATGATGATTCAGTAATTCTGGATGATGATTGCCCTTGGGTAGAAGATAGTAATGACGCGCTTTTGGTGGCCGATAAACTCAATATTCCTTTTCAGGTGATAGACCTGAGCGAGGAATATAAGGAGCGCATTGTGGATTATATGTTTGCTGAATATGAATCGGGGAGAACACCTAACCCGGATGTGCTTTGCAATCGCGAAATAAAGTTTGACACTTTTCTAAAGGCTGCCATGGAGCTTGGCGCAGACTATGTAGCCACAGGGCATTATTGCAGAAAAGATACTATAGAAGTGGATGGGAAGCCCGTTCACCGATTATTGGCGGGTGTGGATAACACCAAGGATCAAAGCTATTTTTTGTGCCAGCTCAATCAGGAGCAGCTTTCTAAGGCTTTGTTTCCTATCGGACATTTACAAAAAAGTGAAGTTCGTAAAATTGCCATGGAGCTAAATTTGGTAACAGCCGAGAAGAAGGACTCACAAGGACTTTGCTTTATCGGGAAAGTGAGTTTGCCAACATTTTTGCAACAGCAATTAAAACCCAAAAAAGGTAAAATTATAGAAGTGACCGATGCCGATGGAATGTGGGGTCAGGATGCTTCAAAGATTGAAAATGATCTGGATAAACTCGTTGCACCGTATGTATTTTCACCCGAAAGGGGAAAGGTAGTAGGCGAGCATCAAGGTGCGCATTATTTTACAGTGGGCCAGCGAAAAGGCCTTGCTGTGGGAGGAACTCCAGAGCCACTTTTTGTGTTAGCAACGGATACTACGGAAAACCTGATTTATACAGGTCAAGGTGAGCATCATAGAGCTTTGAGCAAAAAAGGACTGTTTATTGCAGAAGATGATATTCACTGGGTGCGCCCGGATTTGGAATTGAAAGAAGGTGAAAGCTCTCCTTTTCTTTTACGCATTCGATACCGCCAGCAGCTAGTTGGGGGCACTTTGTACAGAGAAAACAAGGGCTTGTATATTATATTTGATGAGCCGATGAAGGCGATCACTCCGGGGCAATTTGCCGCTTGGTACCTCAAGGACGAGTTGGTAGGTTCAGGCGTGATTAATTATTAA
- a CDS encoding S8 family serine peptidase codes for MKKFVVLFTLLSCVAQAQLSRVYFTDKGANAEMLSNPYLFLSPKAIDNKEKRNVAVDIRDIPVSKSHLQSLHDAELEVKMTSRWFNYALVDGEDVFQKVKDLPFVKRVETPNRYKVSFAEMPEASQATNLTYGIADNQIEMVEGEYLHDLNYRGAGMTIAVIDGGFQGTNTLTGLDSLRQQNRILGTYNFVHNDTDIYKDGSHGTSVLSILAGYIDSAYAGSAIDANYWLLKSENESDENISEMDNWLAAAEFADSVGVDIITSSLGYNNFVGGVGDFAYNDMDGNTALVTKAADMAAAKGILVVVSAGNEGNSGWQYITAPADGDSVMAVGGVDASGAYVSFSSTGPTADGRVKPDVVAVAGGTAFISPAGPTYGNGTSFSCPIISGMAACFWQQNPSLSNMELYEAIIASCSQPFTPDNAIGFGIPNFRIASWEVGVEELEIATHINVFPNPIGDEFEVESEDFVIQKNIEISILDINGKPVYEHEVEGGNSKLKIQTSLPEGMYLLNIQYGGKSHLRKIIK; via the coding sequence ATGAAGAAATTTGTAGTACTGTTTACTCTATTAAGTTGTGTGGCGCAAGCCCAACTGTCGCGTGTGTATTTTACCGATAAGGGGGCTAATGCGGAAATGTTAAGCAATCCTTACTTATTTCTTTCTCCAAAAGCCATTGACAATAAAGAGAAGCGAAATGTAGCAGTAGACATTCGGGATATTCCAGTTTCAAAATCACATTTACAAAGTCTTCATGATGCAGAGCTCGAAGTGAAAATGACTAGCCGCTGGTTTAATTACGCCTTAGTAGATGGTGAAGATGTATTTCAAAAAGTGAAAGACCTTCCTTTTGTAAAAAGAGTGGAAACTCCAAATCGGTATAAAGTTTCTTTTGCAGAAATGCCGGAGGCATCTCAAGCTACAAATTTGACTTACGGTATTGCCGATAATCAAATTGAAATGGTAGAAGGAGAATATCTTCATGACCTTAATTACAGAGGAGCGGGAATGACGATTGCCGTAATTGATGGTGGTTTTCAGGGTACAAATACTTTAACCGGTTTAGATAGCCTTAGACAGCAAAATAGAATTTTGGGCACCTACAATTTTGTTCATAACGACACGGACATTTATAAGGATGGAAGTCATGGTACAAGTGTACTTTCCATTTTGGCTGGGTATATAGATTCAGCCTATGCAGGCTCAGCTATTGATGCTAATTATTGGTTACTCAAATCAGAAAATGAGTCTGATGAGAACATCTCAGAAATGGATAATTGGCTGGCTGCCGCGGAATTTGCGGATAGCGTAGGTGTTGATATTATTACCTCAAGTTTGGGTTACAACAATTTTGTAGGAGGTGTAGGCGATTTTGCCTATAATGATATGGACGGAAATACTGCATTAGTTACCAAAGCAGCAGATATGGCTGCGGCCAAAGGAATTTTGGTAGTAGTAAGTGCAGGAAATGAAGGGAATAGTGGCTGGCAATATATTACGGCTCCTGCAGATGGAGATAGTGTTATGGCCGTAGGTGGAGTAGATGCAAGTGGTGCTTACGTGAGTTTTAGTAGCACTGGCCCAACAGCAGATGGTAGGGTGAAACCGGATGTAGTAGCTGTAGCTGGAGGAACAGCTTTTATATCTCCGGCTGGCCCTACTTATGGAAACGGAACTTCTTTTAGCTGCCCTATTATTTCTGGCATGGCAGCGTGTTTTTGGCAACAAAATCCATCCCTTAGTAATATGGAGCTATATGAAGCCATTATTGCTAGCTGCTCACAGCCTTTCACTCCTGATAACGCCATTGGTTTTGGAATTCCAAATTTTAGAATTGCCTCTTGGGAAGTTGGTGTTGAAGAATTGGAAATAGCTACACATATTAATGTATTCCCAAACCCTATTGGTGATGAGTTTGAGGTAGAATCTGAGGATTTTGTTATCCAAAAAAATATTGAGATTAGCATTTTGGATATTAACGGTAAGCCCGTGTATGAGCATGAAGTAGAGGGTGGAAACTCTAAGTTGAAAATACAAACATCCCTTCCGGAAGGGATGTACCTTTTGAATATTCAATATGGAGGAAAATCACACCTCCGCAAAATCATTAAGTAA
- a CDS encoding NAD(P)H-dependent flavin oxidoreductase — MENRICGLFGIKYPLIQAGMIWCSGWELASAVSNAGGLGIIGSGSMYPDVLRTHIQKCKAATDKPFAVNLPMLYPQIEDHINIIIEEGVKIVFTSAGNPKTWTAHLKKHGITVVHVVSSVKFALKAEQAGVDAVVAEGFEAGGHNGREETTTFCLIPMVKEKLNVPLIAAGGIATGRQMLAAMILGADAVQVGSRFVASEESSGHFNFKNRVVEAGEGETHLTLKELAPVRLIRNKFHADVMNAYANHATVDDLKTLLGRARAKRGMFEGDLDEGELEIGQISGLIDNIKPAAEIVEEIISEFNLLQANWPSQVL; from the coding sequence ATGGAAAACCGCATTTGCGGACTGTTTGGCATCAAGTACCCACTAATACAGGCGGGTATGATTTGGTGCAGCGGTTGGGAATTGGCATCGGCAGTGAGCAATGCCGGAGGGCTCGGAATTATTGGTTCAGGAAGCATGTATCCAGATGTGTTGCGAACACATATTCAAAAATGTAAAGCAGCAACAGACAAACCCTTTGCGGTAAATCTCCCGATGCTGTATCCACAGATTGAAGACCACATTAATATTATTATAGAAGAAGGGGTGAAGATCGTATTTACCTCTGCTGGAAATCCTAAAACCTGGACGGCTCACCTTAAAAAACATGGCATTACCGTAGTTCATGTGGTGAGTAGTGTAAAGTTTGCCTTAAAGGCCGAGCAAGCTGGTGTAGACGCTGTAGTAGCCGAAGGCTTTGAAGCTGGTGGTCATAATGGTCGCGAAGAAACTACCACTTTTTGCCTTATCCCTATGGTGAAAGAAAAATTGAATGTCCCATTAATTGCAGCTGGTGGCATTGCTACCGGCAGACAAATGCTTGCAGCTATGATTTTGGGCGCTGATGCTGTACAGGTAGGTTCTCGATTTGTGGCCAGCGAAGAGAGTAGCGGTCACTTCAATTTTAAGAACAGGGTAGTGGAAGCAGGTGAAGGCGAAACACATCTTACCTTGAAGGAGCTTGCTCCCGTTCGTCTTATTCGTAATAAGTTTCATGCCGATGTAATGAATGCCTATGCTAATCACGCCACAGTGGATGATCTTAAAACTTTGCTCGGTAGAGCTCGTGCCAAACGTGGTATGTTTGAAGGAGACTTGGACGAAGGTGAGTTAGAGATTGGGCAAATTAGTGGTTTGATTGATAACATTAAGCCAGCAGCCGAAATTGTAGAAGAGATTATTTCTGAATTTAATTTACTACAAGCCAACTGGCCTTCCCAAGTTCTGTAA
- a CDS encoding fibronectin type III domain-containing protein → MKNLFRILIVTMISLMAFQSRASHLLGGEIIWECTANGKYDFTMIVYRECGAGAIPLPGNQTINGPVNIPMTRQSIVEVSPVCLGGGSISCNTSPSGKGAVEKHTFKSNSPVTLSGVPPAGGWIFSWFQSARPGTVVNITPGNYFLRAIMYPYQPVGATAPLNSNPCYDNSPKFQELGSITICTGSPFTYNHLVADKDLDSLFVRFAEPWTAANTPVNWDPGYSFQSPYPSNLTNPANGPVVLNSKTGEISMDIQVAQDGSYASCYEVEAWKCGVDGNGVIRPIKVASVFRDVVIITANGCATNNEPSAFIDTSTYRNIKQLGPKTYKTSVYPGDTINFRLSATDTDINPSTFLPQKITFDAAGLTVSGPGKSYASGVGCDGGAPCATFTPVAPQVGYVKALNNNIEFFWVPDCQHLSVDGNFCNPINTFFFSMRMQDDGCPAPEIALTTFIVDVLPGDPSPLNLTCLNVDSVSGDRKLGWEKATIDSALDFNYYMVLAGPNSTGGYDTIQKIYDIDSLGTIVSGSGGYNNFYIIKSTGKCDFLSLPSDTLTVMDLTMNVIVTPLGDYADLSWTKLSDPLPYTSEGLYQVWQEVPAGSGNWKQVGQTNGTTYVDTVQVCDLFVNYQVRVADTTLLYCGSGSNLQKGRFSDKSNDDPLQLDSVSVNANGNSIISWNDTKNGDVVVYYLFFNDPKLGWQIVDTIPEGTPMPHEWTNSEADTRSEEFRIISADSCGNF, encoded by the coding sequence ATGAAAAATTTATTTAGAATACTGATAGTGACGATGATTAGCCTAATGGCTTTTCAGTCAAGAGCGTCACACTTGCTTGGTGGAGAGATTATTTGGGAGTGTACAGCAAATGGAAAGTACGACTTTACAATGATTGTTTATAGAGAGTGTGGTGCAGGGGCTATACCGCTTCCAGGTAATCAAACTATCAATGGCCCGGTTAATATTCCCATGACAAGACAAAGTATAGTAGAGGTGTCTCCCGTTTGTCTTGGTGGAGGTAGTATTTCTTGTAATACATCACCTTCTGGTAAAGGTGCAGTTGAGAAACATACTTTTAAAAGTAATTCACCTGTTACATTGAGTGGGGTGCCTCCTGCTGGGGGATGGATTTTTAGTTGGTTTCAGAGTGCTAGACCGGGTACGGTGGTTAATATTACTCCAGGAAACTATTTTCTACGCGCCATTATGTACCCTTATCAACCAGTGGGAGCTACAGCTCCCCTGAACTCCAACCCTTGCTATGATAATAGTCCAAAATTTCAGGAGCTGGGTTCTATTACCATTTGTACGGGAAGCCCATTTACATATAATCACTTGGTTGCTGATAAAGACTTAGATTCTTTGTTTGTAAGATTTGCGGAGCCTTGGACAGCGGCAAATACCCCGGTGAATTGGGATCCAGGCTATAGTTTTCAGTCACCGTATCCAAGCAATCTTACTAATCCGGCCAATGGTCCTGTGGTTTTGAATAGTAAAACTGGAGAGATTTCTATGGATATACAGGTGGCGCAAGATGGAAGTTACGCCAGTTGTTATGAGGTAGAAGCTTGGAAATGTGGTGTGGATGGCAACGGAGTGATTAGACCTATAAAGGTGGCCTCAGTATTTAGAGATGTGGTTATAATAACAGCTAATGGTTGTGCTACCAATAACGAGCCCAGTGCTTTTATTGACACCTCTACCTACCGAAACATTAAACAACTAGGCCCTAAAACGTATAAAACAAGTGTGTACCCTGGTGACACGATTAACTTCAGATTATCAGCTACGGATACAGATATCAACCCTTCTACTTTTTTGCCTCAAAAGATCACTTTTGATGCGGCTGGCCTTACAGTTTCAGGTCCGGGTAAGTCTTATGCTAGTGGAGTTGGTTGTGATGGAGGAGCACCTTGTGCTACGTTTACCCCCGTGGCACCCCAGGTAGGTTATGTAAAAGCTTTGAACAATAATATTGAGTTCTTTTGGGTACCGGATTGTCAACACTTAAGTGTAGATGGTAACTTTTGTAACCCGATCAACACCTTCTTTTTCTCAATGCGTATGCAGGATGACGGCTGTCCGGCCCCGGAGATCGCCCTGACGACTTTTATAGTGGACGTACTTCCGGGAGACCCAAGCCCCTTGAACCTCACTTGCCTGAATGTAGACAGTGTAAGTGGCGATCGTAAGCTAGGTTGGGAAAAAGCTACCATAGATAGTGCTTTGGACTTTAACTACTACATGGTATTGGCCGGCCCTAATAGTACGGGCGGTTATGATACCATTCAAAAGATATATGACATTGACTCTTTAGGAACTATAGTGAGCGGAAGTGGAGGGTACAATAATTTTTACATCATTAAGAGTACGGGTAAGTGCGACTTTTTGTCTTTACCCTCCGATACCTTGACTGTGATGGACCTAACGATGAATGTGATAGTAACTCCACTGGGCGACTATGCGGACCTAAGCTGGACGAAGCTGAGCGACCCATTGCCATATACGAGCGAAGGCCTGTACCAGGTGTGGCAAGAAGTACCAGCGGGAAGCGGCAATTGGAAACAGGTGGGACAAACCAATGGTACCACCTATGTAGATACTGTGCAGGTTTGCGACTTGTTTGTAAACTATCAGGTTCGAGTAGCCGATACCACATTGCTGTACTGTGGCAGTGGTTCCAATTTGCAAAAAGGCCGCTTTAGCGATAAGAGCAATGACGACCCCTTGCAGCTGGATAGTGTAAGTGTAAATGCGAATGGCAACAGCATAATAAGCTGGAACGATACCAAGAATGGCGATGTAGTGGTGTACTACCTGTTTTTTAACGACCCCAAGCTGGGCTGGCAAATAGTAGACACGATACCCGAAGGCACCCCCATGCCCCATGAGTGGACGAACAGTGAGGCCGATACCCGCAGCGAAGAGTTTAGAATAATCTCAGCAGATAGCTGTGGCAACTTTTAG
- a CDS encoding T9SS type B sorting domain-containing protein gives MATFSDNQLVKPHATIYLRNYLNKCEAYSRLSWNTYEGFGNQGVAEYRIWIQEIVNGTPGGWNILDTRTGEDTTYTQYNLQNGYEYCYRIQVIDTSGAKSSTSNELCILAEVPSKSKILYVAQVTNNTNRNTMELNTYIDAQADVLSFDIERALTPEGPFERIATIPKPTTSNTFNFFDYGANPKSNIYYYRVSATDSCGGRDTVTDLSNNVLLNVEARGDVSNMLSWNTYKNWAGDVARYDVYRQAEDETSYSLIAQVSSADSTYQDNFDRAVYGEGEGNFCYYVVAVEGPNPLVLVQPNGDPYDSRSNTVCMNQKARVFIPTAFNPNSEQEINRSFGPSMKFTEVSQYSFYIMNRWGVKVFETTNPEERWDGTFDGTEAAQGVYIYFITYATPGQVATEERGSFTLIR, from the coding sequence GTGGCAACTTTTAGCGACAATCAGTTGGTAAAACCCCACGCTACCATATATCTGCGCAATTATTTAAATAAATGCGAAGCCTACTCTCGCCTAAGCTGGAACACCTATGAAGGCTTTGGTAACCAGGGAGTAGCGGAGTATCGTATATGGATACAAGAGATAGTAAATGGTACCCCCGGAGGCTGGAATATACTGGACACCCGTACCGGAGAAGATACCACCTACACGCAGTACAACTTGCAAAATGGCTATGAATATTGCTACCGCATACAAGTTATAGATACGAGTGGAGCCAAGAGTTCTACCTCCAATGAGCTGTGTATACTGGCCGAAGTGCCCTCTAAATCGAAGATTTTGTACGTAGCTCAGGTAACTAATAATACAAACCGGAATACGATGGAGCTGAACACGTATATAGATGCTCAGGCAGATGTACTAAGCTTTGATATAGAGCGCGCCCTTACGCCTGAAGGTCCCTTTGAGCGAATAGCCACTATCCCTAAGCCCACCACATCCAATACCTTTAACTTTTTTGACTACGGAGCCAATCCGAAGAGCAACATCTACTACTACCGCGTATCGGCCACGGATAGCTGTGGAGGTAGGGACACGGTAACCGATCTGTCGAACAACGTATTGCTGAATGTAGAAGCGCGAGGCGATGTAAGCAATATGCTGAGTTGGAATACCTATAAAAACTGGGCGGGAGATGTGGCCAGATATGATGTATACCGTCAGGCCGAAGATGAAACCAGCTACAGCCTTATAGCACAGGTATCATCAGCCGATAGCACGTATCAGGATAATTTTGACAGAGCAGTGTATGGTGAAGGTGAAGGTAACTTTTGCTACTATGTGGTAGCTGTAGAAGGTCCGAATCCCTTGGTGCTGGTACAGCCCAACGGTGATCCTTATGATAGCCGAAGCAATACAGTGTGCATGAATCAAAAAGCACGCGTGTTTATACCTACCGCCTTCAATCCCAATAGTGAGCAGGAGATAAACCGTAGCTTTGGCCCCTCGATGAAATTTACCGAAGTAAGCCAGTACTCATTTTATATAATGAACCGCTGGGGAGTGAAGGTATTTGAAACTACCAACCCCGAAGAGCGCTGGGATGGCACCTTTGATGGCACAGAAGCAGCCCAAGGCGTGTACATTTACTTTATCACCTATGCCACACCTGGCCAGGTAGCCACCGAAGAAAGAGGTAGTTTTACTTTGATAAGGTAG
- a CDS encoding T9SS type B sorting domain-containing protein — translation MKKVIQLIAFIGIMLFTGHTAKASHLLGGEITWECTANGKYIFTLAIYKECGGSTAGLGSTQNLSGPNGSIQLSQISVTEVSPTCLGGGSISCATSGPGNGAVERYVYTNDGVAGRPQPTTLSGVPGAGGWVFSWYSCCRPAGIANITSPTSAGYFLRAVMYPYTPAGATAPLNANPCYDNSPKFNETGSLTICAGSPFTYNHLASDKDLDSLFIRFGDAKINSAGTQNVNWVSNYSRTSPYPSNLTNAGNGPITLDGRTGEVSMDIQTATQGSYVSCYEVEAWKCGVDANGNSKMIKVASVFRDVAIVVINNCVNNNEPNAFIDTSTYKNIKQLGPKTYKTSVYPGDTVNFRLSATDTDINPSTFLPQQITFQAAGLEVSRPMASGTGCDGVAPCAQFTPVAPQVGYVKALNNNIEFFWVPDCQHLNVEGSYCNPINTFFFSMRMQDDGCPAPEIALTTFIVDVLPGDPSPLNLTCLNVDSVSGDRKLGWEKATIDSALDFNYYMVLAGPNSTGGYDTIQKIYDIDSLGTIVSGSGGYNNFYIIKSTGKCDFLSLPSDTLTVMDLTMNVIVTPLGDYADLSWTKLSDPLPYTSEGLYQVWQEVPAGSGNWKQVGQTNGTTYVDTVQVCDLFVNYQVRVADTTLLYCGSGSNLQKGRFSDKSNDDPLQLDSVSVNANGNSIISWNDTKNGDVVVYYLFFNDPKLGWQIVDTIPEGTPMPHEWTNSEADTRSEEFRIISADSCGNFSDNQLVKPHATIYLRNYLNKCEAYSRLSWNTYEGFGNQGVAEYRIWIQEIVNGTPGGWNILDTRTGEDTTYTQYNLQNGYEYCYRIQVIDTSGAKSSTSNELCILAEVPSKSKILYVAQVTNNTNRNTMELNTYIDAQADVLNFDIERALTPEGPFERIATIPKPTVGNTFNFFDYGANPKSNIYYYRVSATDSCGGRDTVTDLSNNVLLNVEARGDVSNMLSWNTYKNWAGDVARYDVYRQAEDETSYSLIAQVSSADSTYQDNFDRAVYGEGEGNFCYYVVAVEGPNPLVLVQPNGDPYDSRSNTVCMNQKARVFIPTAFNPNSEQEINRSFGPSMKFTEVSQYSFYIMNRWGVKVFETTNPEERWDGTFDGTEAAQGVYIYFITYATPGEVATEERGSFTLIR, via the coding sequence ATGAAAAAAGTCATTCAATTAATAGCATTTATAGGGATAATGCTTTTTACAGGCCACACGGCAAAGGCATCACACTTACTGGGTGGTGAGATTACCTGGGAGTGTACAGCTAATGGGAAGTATATATTTACCCTAGCGATATATAAGGAGTGCGGTGGTTCTACTGCCGGTTTAGGCTCAACACAAAATTTAAGTGGACCTAATGGAAGTATTCAGTTGAGTCAAATATCCGTTACAGAAGTTTCGCCAACCTGCTTGGGAGGAGGGTCTATTAGCTGCGCAACCTCAGGGCCTGGTAATGGAGCGGTAGAACGTTATGTGTATACGAATGATGGGGTGGCTGGTAGGCCACAGCCAACAACTTTATCAGGTGTTCCAGGTGCCGGTGGATGGGTATTTAGTTGGTATAGCTGCTGTAGGCCAGCTGGGATTGCCAATATTACGAGCCCAACAAGTGCAGGGTATTTTCTTAGAGCGGTGATGTATCCATATACTCCCGCTGGAGCTACCGCTCCTCTAAATGCAAATCCATGTTATGATAATAGCCCTAAATTTAATGAAACTGGTTCTTTAACTATTTGTGCAGGTTCTCCTTTTACTTATAACCACCTAGCTTCTGACAAAGACTTAGATTCATTATTTATCCGTTTCGGAGATGCTAAGATCAATTCTGCAGGAACCCAAAACGTTAATTGGGTATCAAATTATAGCAGAACATCCCCTTATCCCAGTAATTTGACTAATGCCGGCAATGGCCCTATTACTTTAGATGGTAGAACTGGGGAGGTTAGTATGGATATACAGACAGCAACTCAAGGTAGTTATGTGAGTTGTTATGAGGTGGAAGCCTGGAAATGTGGTGTGGATGCTAATGGTAATAGTAAAATGATAAAGGTAGCCTCAGTTTTTAGAGACGTGGCTATTGTGGTTATTAATAACTGCGTTAACAATAACGAGCCAAACGCTTTTATCGATACCTCTACGTATAAGAATATAAAACAACTAGGGCCTAAAACGTATAAGACAAGTGTGTACCCTGGAGATACTGTTAACTTCAGATTATCAGCTACGGATACAGATATCAATCCGTCTACTTTTCTTCCTCAACAAATTACCTTTCAGGCGGCAGGGCTAGAAGTATCAAGACCTATGGCTAGCGGTACAGGCTGTGATGGAGTGGCCCCTTGTGCACAATTTACTCCCGTGGCTCCTCAGGTAGGTTATGTAAAAGCTTTGAATAATAATATTGAGTTCTTTTGGGTGCCGGACTGCCAGCACTTGAATGTGGAAGGAAGTTATTGTAACCCGATCAACACCTTCTTTTTCTCAATGCGTATGCAGGATGACGGCTGTCCGGCCCCGGAGATCGCTTTGACAACTTTTATAGTAGACGTACTTCCCGGAGACCCAAGCCCTCTGAACCTCACTTGCCTGAATGTAGACAGTGTAAGTGGCGATCGTAAGCTAGGTTGGGAAAAAGCTACCATAGATAGTGCTTTGGACTTTAACTACTACATGGTATTGGCCGGCCCTAATAGTACGGGCGGTTATGATACCATTCAAAAGATATATGACATTGACTCTTTAGGAACTATAGTGAGCGGAAGTGGAGGGTACAATAATTTTTACATCATTAAGAGTACGGGTAAGTGCGACTTTTTGTCTTTACCCTCCGATACCTTGACTGTGATGGACCTAACGATGAATGTGATAGTAACTCCACTGGGCGACTATGCGGACCTAAGCTGGACGAAGCTGAGCGACCCATTGCCATATACGAGCGAAGGCCTGTACCAGGTGTGGCAAGAAGTACCAGCGGGAAGCGGCAATTGGAAACAGGTGGGACAAACCAATGGTACCACCTATGTAGATACTGTGCAGGTTTGCGACTTGTTTGTAAACTATCAGGTTCGAGTAGCCGATACCACATTGCTGTACTGTGGCAGTGGTTCCAATTTGCAAAAAGGCCGCTTTAGCGATAAGAGCAATGACGACCCCTTGCAGCTGGATAGTGTAAGTGTAAATGCGAATGGCAACAGCATAATAAGCTGGAACGATACCAAGAATGGCGATGTAGTGGTGTACTACCTGTTTTTTAACGACCCCAAGCTGGGCTGGCAAATAGTAGACACGATACCCGAAGGCACCCCCATGCCCCATGAGTGGACGAACAGTGAGGCCGATACCCGCAGCGAAGAGTTTAGAATAATCTCAGCAGATAGCTGTGGCAACTTTAGCGACAATCAGTTGGTAAAACCCCACGCTACCATATATCTGCGCAATTATTTAAATAAATGCGAAGCCTACTCTCGCCTAAGCTGGAACACCTATGAAGGCTTTGGTAACCAGGGAGTAGCGGAGTATCGTATATGGATACAAGAGATAGTAAATGGTACCCCCGGAGGCTGGAATATACTGGACACCCGTACCGGAGAAGATACCACCTACACGCAGTACAACTTGCAAAATGGCTATGAATATTGCTACCGCATACAAGTTATAGATACGAGTGGAGCCAAGAGTTCTACCTCCAATGAGCTGTGTATACTGGCCGAAGTGCCCTCTAAATCGAAGATTTTGTACGTAGCTCAGGTAACTAATAATACAAACCGGAATACGATGGAGCTGAACACCTATATAGATGCTCAGGCCGATGTACTAAACTTTGATATAGAACGAGCGCTTACGCCCGAAGGTCCTTTTGAGCGTATAGCTACTATCCCCAAACCTACTGTAGGGAATACCTTTAACTTTTTTGACTACGGAGCCAATCCTAAGAGCAACATCTACTACTACCGCGTATCGGCCACGGATAGCTGTGGAGGTAGGGACACGGTAACCGATCTGTCGAACAATGTATTGCTGAATGTAGAAGCGCGAGGCGATGTAAGCAATATGCTGAGTTGGAATACCTATAAAAACTGGGCGGGAGATGTGGCCAGATATGATGTATACCGTCAGGCCGAAGATGAAACCAGCTACAGCCTTATAGCACAGGTATCATCAGCCGATAGCACGTATCAGGATAATTTTGACAGAGCAGTGTATGGTGAAGGTGAAGGTAACTTTTGCTACTATGTGGTAGCTGTAGAAGGTCCGAATCCCTTGGTGCTGGTACAGCCCAACGGTGATCCTTATGATAGCCGAAGCAATACAGTGTGCATGAATCAAAAAGCACGCGTGTTTATACCTACCGCCTTCAATCCCAATAGTGAGCAGGAGATAAACCGTAGCTTTGGCCCCTCGATGAAATTTACCGAAGTAAGCCAGTACTCATTTTATATAATGAACCGCTGGGGAGTGAAGGTATTTGAAACTACCAACCCCGAAGAGCGCTGGGATGGCACCTTTGATGGCACAGAAGCAGCCCAAGGCGTGTACATCTACTTTATCACCTACGCCACACCAGGTGAGGTGGCCACCGAAGAAAGAGGTAGTTTTACTTTGATTAGGTAG